The proteins below come from a single Caulobacter flavus genomic window:
- a CDS encoding lipopolysaccharide biosynthesis protein, whose product MSPASKDAAKVNPLARMLANVGALLSGRGLNAVVGLAYIAVTTRSLGIEVFGFLTLINAFAQALGEMAKFQSWQTVVQYGAKPLMDGDRKTFQQVMRLALVLDGIGAIAGVAIGVVGCLLFSRYLGWSDHLAPAAALYCLSIGVMTSATGVGLLRLFDRFRMLAAEQVVSSAVRLIGCAVAASMDAPVEMFLLAWAAGTVASFLYVAIIAVWSLLQRGLLEGFSLFGPLGAGLPGVWRFAWATNFSSTIEVGFTHVLTLAIGALVGPASAAMWRVGRQVADGMAKPARLMLPALHPEFARLRAQKDDAAMLRLARQIALIGGGVAGVLLAVCLLAGPWLLSVIMGPEYASAAGIMSWQVAAAAIGIMALPIEPMLVSMHAAGAALRVRVVVIAIYFAALVPLLQIFDLTGAGAALVLASTWMAIGMFITLRSRLAAEAAAEREDKSDPAREQACAEPRNERKGDPQ is encoded by the coding sequence ATGAGCCCGGCCTCCAAGGATGCGGCCAAGGTCAATCCCCTGGCCAGGATGCTGGCCAATGTGGGCGCCCTGCTCAGCGGACGGGGCCTGAACGCCGTCGTCGGCCTGGCCTACATCGCCGTCACCACCCGCAGCCTCGGCATCGAGGTCTTCGGGTTCCTGACCCTGATCAACGCCTTCGCCCAGGCCCTGGGCGAGATGGCCAAGTTCCAGTCGTGGCAGACCGTCGTGCAGTACGGCGCCAAGCCGCTGATGGACGGCGACCGCAAGACCTTCCAGCAGGTGATGCGCCTGGCCCTGGTGCTCGACGGCATCGGCGCGATCGCCGGCGTCGCCATCGGCGTGGTCGGCTGCCTGCTGTTCAGCCGCTACCTGGGCTGGTCCGACCACCTGGCGCCGGCCGCGGCGCTATACTGCCTGTCTATCGGGGTCATGACCTCGGCCACGGGCGTGGGCCTGCTGCGCCTGTTCGACCGCTTCCGCATGCTGGCCGCCGAGCAGGTGGTCTCCTCGGCGGTGCGCCTGATCGGCTGCGCCGTCGCCGCGTCGATGGACGCGCCCGTCGAGATGTTCCTGCTGGCCTGGGCCGCGGGCACCGTCGCCTCGTTCCTCTATGTCGCCATCATCGCCGTCTGGAGCCTGCTGCAGCGTGGACTGCTGGAGGGCTTCAGCCTGTTCGGTCCGCTGGGCGCGGGCCTGCCCGGCGTCTGGCGCTTCGCCTGGGCCACCAATTTCAGCAGCACCATCGAGGTCGGCTTCACCCACGTGCTGACCCTGGCCATCGGCGCGCTGGTCGGCCCGGCTTCCGCCGCCATGTGGCGCGTGGGCCGCCAGGTGGCCGACGGCATGGCCAAGCCCGCGCGCCTGATGCTGCCGGCCCTGCACCCCGAGTTCGCTCGCCTGCGCGCCCAGAAGGACGACGCGGCGATGCTGCGCCTGGCCCGCCAGATCGCGCTGATCGGCGGCGGCGTGGCCGGCGTGCTGCTGGCGGTCTGCCTGCTGGCCGGCCCCTGGCTGCTTAGCGTGATCATGGGCCCCGAGTACGCCTCGGCCGCCGGCATCATGAGTTGGCAGGTGGCCGCAGCCGCCATCGGCATCATGGCCCTGCCGATCGAGCCGATGCTGGTCTCGATGCACGCGGCCGGCGCGGCCCTGCGCGTGCGCGTCGTGGTCATCGCCATCTACTTCGCCGCCCTAGTGCCCCTGCTGCAGATCTTCGACCTGACCGGCGCCGGCGCGGCCCTGGTGCTGGCCTCGACCTGGATGGCGATCGGCATGTTCATCACCCTCCGGTCGCGTCTCGCAGCGGAAGCCGCCGCAGAGCGCGAGGACAAAAGCGACCCCGCGCGCGAACAGGCTTGCGCGGAACCCCGGAACGAGCGCAAAGGCGATCCGCAATGA